The Halobacillus amylolyticus nucleotide sequence ACGGTGTTGCCCGCGTGTTTTCACCGGAAGACGGCCGCGGCCTTGGCTTGCAGGGTATGATCAATACGATGATGGAGGAGTGCGATTTCCTTCCGCCGCTCAATGTAAAAGAAGCGGTCGCTGATTTGAAAAATGGCAGCCACCAGGCGATGGCACGCTTTATAACATATGTTGAGAATACGCCGAAGGAAGACCGTGAAGTCGTTGCAGCATTCGAAACTGCCGTAGAAGATACGACAGAAAAAACGATACCGGTCCTCGGTATTACCGGCACAGGTGGGGCAGGAAAAAGTTCATTGACAGACGAATTGATCCGCCGCTTCATTCATGAAGTGCCTGATAAGAAGATCGCTATCCTGTCTGTTGACCCGACGAAAAAGAAAACAGGGGGCGCTTTGCTTGGTGACCGTATTCGCATGAACGCGATTTTTAACCCGCGTGTTTATATGCGTTCGCTGGCTACACGTGATGCCAGCTCTGAGGTATCGAAGTCGATTGAAGAAGCGATCCAAGTCGTCAAGGCAGCAGGGGTTGATTTTGTTATCGTTGAAACGAGTGGGATTGGTCAAGGGGATGCGGCAATCACCGACATTACTGATCTATCGATGTATGTGATGACAGCAGAATTCGGTGCCCCTTCCCAGCTTGAGAAGATCGATATGATTGATTTTGCTGATTTTATCGTGATTAATAAATTTGAACAAAAAGGCTCGGAGGATGCACTTTCACAAGTACGGAAGCAATATGAACGCAGTCACATGCTGTTTCATCAAGATGCGACGAAGTTCCCTGTTTACGGTACGATCGCCAGTCAATTCAATGATCCGGGTACGAATACATTGTTTGCCGGTATCATCGATAAACTAAATGAAGATTATGCCTGGCAGGATGACACATCATTTGAACGTGTCGATAAAGTAGAAAAACAGAACGTGATCATTCCAAATGAACAAAAGCAGTATTTGCGTGATATTTCGCTTGCTGTCCGTGACTATCATAAACATACGAATGATCAAGCAGATCAGGCCCGTAAGCTTTACCAGCTCAATGGAACTCTTGAGATGCTCGGAGACGATGAACAAAAAGCAAGTATCGAACGTCTGATAGAAGATTATGAACGTAGGCTTGACCGTGAGTCGAGCGAAAAACTTGGGGACTGGGATGATCTGCACGAGCGCTACAGCGGAGAAACCTACACATTTAAAGTCCGTGATAAAGAAATTACCATGGACCTGACGACAGAAAGCCTTTCCGGAATTAAAGTGCCTAAGGTAGCATTACCTCATTATAGCGACTGGGGTGATCGGTTAACTTGGTTGCTGCGTGAAAATGTACCAGGAGCCTTCCCATTTACGGCCGGTGTTTTTCCGTTTAAGCGAAAAGGGGAGGATCCGAAGCGTCAGTTTGCTGGTGAAGGAACACCTGAGCGTACCAATCGCCGCTTTCATTATCTTTCAGAAGGTGATGATGCCAAACGTCTAAGCACAGCTTTTGACTCGGTTACGCTATATGGGGAAGACCCAGATGAGCGTCCTGATATTTACGGAAAAGTTGGCGAGAGCGGTGTCAACATTTGTACACTTGAGGACATGAAGAAGCTGTATGATGGGTTTGACCTCGTTGACCCGACAACGTCTGTATCAATGACGATCAATGGTCCGGCTCCGATCATTCTGGCGATGTTTTTCAATACCGCGATTGACCAGCAGCTGAATAAGTTTAAGGAGGAAAATGGTCGCGAACCGAATGCAGATGAAGCGTCGAAAATTAAAGAAGATACGATTCATGTCGTACGCGGAACGGTTCAGGCGGATATTTTAAAAGAGGACCAGGGACAGAATACGTGTATTTTCTCAACAGAATTTGCATTGAGGATGATGGGCGATA carries:
- the icmF gene encoding fused isobutyryl-CoA mutase/GTPase IcmF codes for the protein MEQPHVYQAKNPVRFVTSSSLFDGHDASINIMRRILQATGAEVIHLGHNRSVEEVVNAAIQEDAQGIAISSYQGGHVEYFKYMVDLLREKGADHIRVYGGGGGVILPREIKELHEYGVARVFSPEDGRGLGLQGMINTMMEECDFLPPLNVKEAVADLKNGSHQAMARFITYVENTPKEDREVVAAFETAVEDTTEKTIPVLGITGTGGAGKSSLTDELIRRFIHEVPDKKIAILSVDPTKKKTGGALLGDRIRMNAIFNPRVYMRSLATRDASSEVSKSIEEAIQVVKAAGVDFVIVETSGIGQGDAAITDITDLSMYVMTAEFGAPSQLEKIDMIDFADFIVINKFEQKGSEDALSQVRKQYERSHMLFHQDATKFPVYGTIASQFNDPGTNTLFAGIIDKLNEDYAWQDDTSFERVDKVEKQNVIIPNEQKQYLRDISLAVRDYHKHTNDQADQARKLYQLNGTLEMLGDDEQKASIERLIEDYERRLDRESSEKLGDWDDLHERYSGETYTFKVRDKEITMDLTTESLSGIKVPKVALPHYSDWGDRLTWLLRENVPGAFPFTAGVFPFKRKGEDPKRQFAGEGTPERTNRRFHYLSEGDDAKRLSTAFDSVTLYGEDPDERPDIYGKVGESGVNICTLEDMKKLYDGFDLVDPTTSVSMTINGPAPIILAMFFNTAIDQQLNKFKEENGREPNADEASKIKEDTIHVVRGTVQADILKEDQGQNTCIFSTEFALRMMGDIQQYFIDHEVRNYYSVSISGYHIAEAGANPITQLAFTLANGFTYVEYYLSRGMDINKFAPNLSFFFSNGLDPEYTVLGRVARRIWAIVMKNKYGANERSQKLKYHIQTSGRSLHAQEIDFNDIRTTLQALIAIQDNCNSLHTNSYDEAITTPTEESVRRAMAIQMIISKEFGLTKNENSQQGAYIIRELTDLVEEAVLQEFERMNDRGGVLGAMERQYQRGKIQEESLYYEGKKHSGELPIIGVNTYLNPNPLTEDDINSMDIARADKEEKEHQITELRNFQRTNEAKTADALKRLQETASGGGNIFAELMETVKVASLGQITNALYAVGGQYRRNM